The Kosmotoga olearia TBF 19.5.1 sequence GTTTTTACCCTCGCTGTTTTTTATCAATGCATCGAGAATGAGTGTTTCGCCTTTCATATAGTTGTTTATCTTATATTCAGGGGAACTTATTAACTTTTCATGATAAATTTTCGCGCGCTGGATGTTTCCTTTCATAACGTAGTAATGTCCCAAAAAAATGTGAGAAGACCAATCACTTATCCACTCTTTTCGTGAATTGAGTTCTTCTAGTTTTTGAACAACCATGGCAGCTTTTTTATAGTCAGATAATTGCAAAAATATCTTCAATTTCAGTGTTTCACGATATCCAACTATAGTTGGATAAGCATTATCATCGATTTTTTCAAGTATATTTATGGCCGATTTATATCTTCTTTTACTGTAATAATAGTTGGCCAGATTGATGAAGATTATCAATTTTTTTGTTTCAGTATCTGCGTATTTTAGCGCCGCGAAATAATATCTTTCGGGATCACCTTCCTGAAAGAATTGAGCGATAACGAGAGCCAGACCGTTGTAGTATTCGAAACCAAAATCCTCCGGGATGAATTTTTCTAATCGAACCAGCTTGTTATAGTTTTTCAGGGTTTCTGCCGTATCCCCGGTATCGAATGCGGTCATCATCTGGAGAAAACGTAGTTTGATAACATACAGAAGTTTCTCATCTTCATTCTTTATAAATTCCTCAGCCAACGACAAAATCAATTTTGCTCTTCCATCAAGGTTTCTTCTGACAAAAAAATACGCGAGTTCATAGATTCCTTCCAGTAATTGTTCTTTTGTAAAATTTTCTATGATGGGTTTTTTTGCAAAAGCTTTTGTTATGGCAAAGTCAAGTGCCACGGCAAAATTGAACGATTCATCATTTAAATCGTTCTTTTCCAAAATCTTTTTAAGTTCGTTTTGTATTTCATCGGCGTGCTCGTAATCAAACTTTTTTGCCAGACGTCTTAGTCGCTTCAGTATATTTTCAGTCATATTTTCTCCTCAAGAATATGTTACCATGAAAACCGCTTTAAGAAGAACCCTCTAAGCGTACTAAATTTTGAATCAACGCTTAATATTTTCACACAATCGATTGATATGGAAAATATCCACTTATTTTATTATATTGGGTTCAATGGTTTGTATGTAGGGTATCTATTTAGTCATTTTCGCTATTGGTTATTGTTCAGAAAAGTAAAAACCAGAGAACCTTCTCTGGTTCCCTGGTTCTCCGGTTTCCTATATTATTTTCTTTTGTTGTTATTGTTTCCCGGTGAAAGAGACGGTGTCAACCAGAATATAAGGAAGTTCTCCCATTGTTGTTTGTTCTCTTTCTCTTGAAACAGCCACGATATGGTTCAGCAGCTCCAGTGCGTTTCCAGATACGAGTGTTCCCGTTACCGGGTGAATTCTGTTACCGTTTTCCAGATACCAGCCTCCTTTAACAGCGCCGGAGAACAACCCGTTCACGGGATTTATATTTCCGCTGAATCTATTCACATATACACCCTTATCGATCATTTTGTAGATATCATCGAGGGGTATTTCACCTTCAACGACAGCGTTGTAGATGCTTATTTCCGGGAGGCTGGAGTAATCCCCTGTGGCATGTCCTGTCATCGGTGCCTTAAGAAGCGTTGCGGAATACGCATTGTGGATGAATGTTTTCAGAACACCATTTTTGATGAGGGTCAAGCGTTTTGTCGGGACGCCTTCTCTGTCAAAAGGTGTGGAATAGGGATTATATGGAATGGTGGGATCGTCGTATATGGTCAGATTTTCCCCCGCAATTTTCTCCCCGATTTTTTCTTTGAAAGGACTGCGGTTTTCCAGGATGTTTTCACCGCTAAGTAAGAAACTGAGGGGCATAATTATAAGCCTTTCGACGGTGGAGGGACTCAAGAGTGCAAGCCCTTTGAAGGAGTTACACGGTTTGGCACCCAGTGAGCCAAGAACACTGTTTGCAAAGCTCTGAGCGGCTTCTTGAAGTTTTGATTCTATTTCTTCAGGATTCAGAATCATTCCATAACGGTAGTCAAAAGAGGAAATATCGTTCCCGTCGATTGCCATTCCCATTATTACGTATGACAGGGAGGATTTGCTTTTGGTGGCGCTGATACCTCTGGAGTTTACAAGGTGGGAATCGGTCACTGTTAGCTGGACCTGAGCGGAATCTATCGTAATCCTGGAATCGATCTTCTTTACAGTTTCAAACAGCATTTTACCGAATTCCAGAACCTTTGGAAGGTTATATTCGCTAAGTTCTTTAGAATATAAACCTGGGATTTCTTTTATTTCGGCAGGATCTGGTAATACGTTTCCGGGATCCGCTTTAGATTTTTCCATAGCGCTAACAGCATCATCGATAAGAACCGCCAGGTCGTCTTCCTCGATGGTATTGGAGGCCCCAAAGCCGAGTTTTCCATCTTTTACAACCCTTACGCCGATTCCGCTTGATTCGTCTTCGTGCAGTGTTTTGAGTTCATTTTTCTCGAAGAAAACTCTCGCTCTTTTTGTATGCTGAAAACATACCTCGGCATCTCCTTTGCTTTTATTTTTAGCCAGTTCAAGAGCTTTTTTGACTATTTCTCTCATTTTTGTTCCCCTCCTATCTTGACTTTACACCTTATATGAGGGCCACCAGCATCTACCTTGGCAGGCTGGAATTTTCCACAATATCCGGCTCCCAGTGTAAATTCAAAATCATTTCCAACCGCATCTACTGATTTAAGAACTTCAAAAGCCTGCCCGGAGATGGTTATTCCCTTCACTGGTTCCCCGATTTTTCCGTTTTTTATTTCGTAGGCTTCAAGAACACCAAACATGAATTCTGCGTTGGCATCTGCCTGGCCGCCGCCACCGAGTCCTTTGAGGTATAAACCTTCTTTTGTGGTCGCGATTATCTCTTCAACAGGGGTTTCACCAGGTGCTATGTATGTGTTTCTCATCCTGATTATAGGTTCATCTGAATAAGTGAAGGCTCTTGCATTTCCCGTCGGTTCGACACCAAAAACAGCGGCTGTTTCAGCATCGTGGAGATACGATTCCATAATTCCATTCCTTATTACGTAAATCTTTTTTGTGAGGTTTCCTTCATCATCTATCAAGACTATTCCAGAGGCACCGGTTCTTAGTTCTGGATTGGGGTCATCTATCAAAGTGACGAGATCGCTTGCAACTTTCTTTCCTATCATCCCTTTAGCTGCGGATCCGGCAAGAACAAAATCGGCTTCAACCGTATGCCCTATAGCCTCATGAGCAAGCACACCCACCAAAGATGGATGTAAAACAACAGTATAGATGCCACCTTCTGGAGTTTTTCTACCGAGCTTATCCAGAGCAATTCTCGCAGCTTCTTCGGCCATTTCTTCCCATGATTTATCGCCGAAGAGTTCTCCCCAACCACCAGTGGCTCCGGAACTTGCATAACCTAACTCCATTTCACTTCCGTCACTTGCAAAAGCAATAGCCCGGAAATCAGCTTTTACATCATAATAGGTTGCTTCCACGCCATAGTTTGAAACCATGGTTTTATTGTCGATAAGCTCCATATAGGTTGAACTGGAAGAAACAATCTTTTCGCTCACGTTCTTGATTCTTTCAACCGTTTTCCTGACGAGGTCTATCTTTTCATCAACCGTGTGGTTTTCAACCGGGTCAGTTTCAATGATCTTAAACTCTCCTCTGGCAGGTTTGAAGATAGGTTTGTAAATCTCTCCTGATTTAACTCCTTTCCCTTTACGCGCAGCGTCGATAGCACTTTCAATGGCTTTTGAGATTCCGGCTTTTGTCATGATGCTGGTACTGGCGAATCCCCAGACTCCTTCGTACCAAACTCTGACGCTGACACCTGTTAGTTTTTTCGTGGATGCTTCTTTTAGTTTCCCGTTAGAGAAACTAAAAACGCGAGAGGTTCTGGCGTGGTATCTGAGAAGAACCGGATAAGAAACCGCCGGTACCACGGATTTCAATAGTTCTAACATTTCTACACCTCCATTTATTCATTAACACAAATCCATTATATAATAATACGCAGTATGAACTAAATACACTGGTAACCCACTAAAATATCTTAAAAGGATTTAGGAGGCAGATAAAATGATTGAAAGGGTAATATCTTCAGTACTTGATGAAAATTCCTATATAGTGAAAATTGATGGAACCGTGTACGTTATAGATCCGGGAAAAGGAGCAGCAGAATTTGTTAAAAAACGTTATGGTAATGAAGAGGTTTTTGTGCTTTTAACCCATTCTCATTCAGATCATTTGATTGATTTGCCTGAACTAAAGATAAAAGCTATATATATGCATCCTGAGGAAAGAAGCGTTTTTGAAAACCCCGAATTGAATTTCGTCAACTATTTCGGGATGGAGCAATCTCAGCTCAGTAAGTTGAAAGAATTTTTGACAGACAACCCCGGAGAGCACTGGAAAGTGATACACACCCCCGGGCATACTCCAGGTTCATGTTGTTATTTGTTGTGTAACAGGTACCTGTTCGCCGGAGATACGCTTTTTGAGCGATCGATAGGAAGAACAGATTTACCGGGTGGTGACCCGGAAAAAATGGAGAATACTCTGAGGTTATTAAAATCTTTTCTTGAGAATAATCCCGAACTGGTAATATTTCCAGGTCACGGACCTTCAACAACAGCCGCTAGAAATTTGAAGGAGAATCCTTTTTTTAATTTCTAATCAGAGTCGTGTTTTATGCGATTTACCTTTTTTGCCGAAAAAACGCTTATTCTGGAGGTTCCAGTACAAACGAAACACAGGAGAAGCTTTTCCTTTTTTCAGATTTTCAGATTTCTCAATCAAAAGATCGCCAATCTTCCAGCTTTCGTCAAAAGCCATTTTGGTGATTTTGCAGAGTTCGTCAAAATCCTGTGTGTCCATTGATTTCAGCTCTTCCACAAGTTCGAGAAGCTTTCTTTCCAGGGGTATAGCTAATCCTTCGAAGAGATCTTTTGCTTGCGAATAGTTTTTTAGGGCTCTTCTATGAAATCTTTCCCAGTGAAACCAATGCTTCAAGGCCTCATCCTCTGAGTTGTATGGAAGAGAACTTTTTTCACTGTCAAACCACACCGGTTTGAAGATTGAGAGACATGGAGCACTGCCGGAAGTTACCCAGACTGTCGCTTTTTCACCGATTTCACAGACCATAGAAGCTGTCGTCTGACTGGAGATGATTCCACCTGCGTGCATACAAACGGTTTTCATGGAACCTTTCGTTATGTTTTCCTTTCCCCCATGATCCCTTAAGATTTCAAAGAGTTTTTTTACGTTTATATCAGGCAGAGCATCTCTCAAAAGTTTTTCGGACCGTTCTTTTCTTATTTTTCCGCCGGATAAGGAAGCGTACAGCTCTTTCCCATAGGCTTTTTTGAATTCAAAATCATCTATACTCTTGCACCAGTGTTTTTTCACAGCGTGTTCGATGGCTTCAGGATGGATCATGTCGAAGTCATTTCCAATTGTCAGGGCATTTGATATGGTGCAGATTGTTTTGATTTCCTTTGCCACCCAGTACTTTCCTGCTGTTTCTAAAAGCCATACCTTGCTTTTATCTGCTAATATGAAGGAATTATGATACATGAGTTTTTTGTTGAGAGCTCCATTGCCGCCCTGGCCAGGGATTTCCAGAAGAGAAGTGATTATCTCCAGAGCG is a genomic window containing:
- a CDS encoding HD domain-containing phosphohydrolase is translated as MTENILKRLRRLAKKFDYEHADEIQNELKKILEKNDLNDESFNFAVALDFAITKAFAKKPIIENFTKEQLLEGIYELAYFFVRRNLDGRAKLILSLAEEFIKNEDEKLLYVIKLRFLQMMTAFDTGDTAETLKNYNKLVRLEKFIPEDFGFEYYNGLALVIAQFFQEGDPERYYFAALKYADTETKKLIIFINLANYYYSKRRYKSAINILEKIDDNAYPTIVGYRETLKLKIFLQLSDYKKAAMVVQKLEELNSRKEWISDWSSHIFLGHYYVMKGNIQRAKIYHEKLISSPEYKINNYMKGETLILDALIKNSEGKNFEGLKSAIKAFELLHVYKVSSPHIEDLLNNLLASIALIFKELIEELRKKDNYTASHTLRVSMISHRIARKLGIDRTHLFYLSVGAMFHDFGKIEIPSEILNKPTKLTPEERAIIEQHPLIGAQYLKKQDFPKEIVDVVMLHHERLDGSGYPLSLKGEEIPKLAQIVAIADIYDALTTDRPYRKGWSSYEALKYIHDHGKDIVRKEIIENLELCAKEGIPQPYELGFEEIWSEILEELLKKQTGHSPV
- a CDS encoding TldD/PmbA family protein, which codes for MREIVKKALELAKNKSKGDAEVCFQHTKRARVFFEKNELKTLHEDESSGIGVRVVKDGKLGFGASNTIEEDDLAVLIDDAVSAMEKSKADPGNVLPDPAEIKEIPGLYSKELSEYNLPKVLEFGKMLFETVKKIDSRITIDSAQVQLTVTDSHLVNSRGISATKSKSSLSYVIMGMAIDGNDISSFDYRYGMILNPEEIESKLQEAAQSFANSVLGSLGAKPCNSFKGLALLSPSTVERLIIMPLSFLLSGENILENRSPFKEKIGEKIAGENLTIYDDPTIPYNPYSTPFDREGVPTKRLTLIKNGVLKTFIHNAYSATLLKAPMTGHATGDYSSLPEISIYNAVVEGEIPLDDIYKMIDKGVYVNRFSGNINPVNGLFSGAVKGGWYLENGNRIHPVTGTLVSGNALELLNHIVAVSREREQTTMGELPYILVDTVSFTGKQ
- a CDS encoding TldD/PmbA family protein, with product MLELLKSVVPAVSYPVLLRYHARTSRVFSFSNGKLKEASTKKLTGVSVRVWYEGVWGFASTSIMTKAGISKAIESAIDAARKGKGVKSGEIYKPIFKPARGEFKIIETDPVENHTVDEKIDLVRKTVERIKNVSEKIVSSSSTYMELIDNKTMVSNYGVEATYYDVKADFRAIAFASDGSEMELGYASSGATGGWGELFGDKSWEEMAEEAARIALDKLGRKTPEGGIYTVVLHPSLVGVLAHEAIGHTVEADFVLAGSAAKGMIGKKVASDLVTLIDDPNPELRTGASGIVLIDDEGNLTKKIYVIRNGIMESYLHDAETAAVFGVEPTGNARAFTYSDEPIIRMRNTYIAPGETPVEEIIATTKEGLYLKGLGGGGQADANAEFMFGVLEAYEIKNGKIGEPVKGITISGQAFEVLKSVDAVGNDFEFTLGAGYCGKFQPAKVDAGGPHIRCKVKIGGEQK
- a CDS encoding MBL fold metallo-hydrolase, with protein sequence MIERVISSVLDENSYIVKIDGTVYVIDPGKGAAEFVKKRYGNEEVFVLLTHSHSDHLIDLPELKIKAIYMHPEERSVFENPELNFVNYFGMEQSQLSKLKEFLTDNPGEHWKVIHTPGHTPGSCCYLLCNRYLFAGDTLFERSIGRTDLPGGDPEKMENTLRLLKSFLENNPELVIFPGHGPSTTAARNLKENPFFNF
- a CDS encoding C69 family dipeptidase; the protein is MCDTLVVAPKLTSGILFFAKNSDREPNEPQSIVYFPSRIPEEKEIDATYITLPQVKRTNALILSKPSWIWGGEMGVNDKNVVIGNEAVFTKEPVNKNGLLGMDILRIALERADSADSALEIITSLLEIPGQGGNGALNKKLMYHNSFILADKSKVWLLETAGKYWVAKEIKTICTISNALTIGNDFDMIHPEAIEHAVKKHWCKSIDDFEFKKAYGKELYASLSGGKIRKERSEKLLRDALPDINVKKLFEILRDHGGKENITKGSMKTVCMHAGGIISSQTTASMVCEIGEKATVWVTSGSAPCLSIFKPVWFDSEKSSLPYNSEDEALKHWFHWERFHRRALKNYSQAKDLFEGLAIPLERKLLELVEELKSMDTQDFDELCKITKMAFDESWKIGDLLIEKSENLKKGKASPVFRLYWNLQNKRFFGKKGKSHKTRL